The Pseudomonas protegens genome contains the following window.
TGCGCACCGGTTGGGATGGAATCCTCGCCGAGCAGCTGGATTCACGTCACCGGCCGTGCAATTTCGTTCCCCATCTGAAACAGGCAGCGGCTTGTGAATCCCGTGGGTAAGCCGGGCAAGCTCGGCGCCTTGATGCCGGTTGAGGAGGCGCTGGAACGTCTGCTGGCCATGGCCGCGGCGGCGCCGATTGTCGAGCGTGAGCAATTGCCCCTGGCGGCCACTCAGGGCCGGGTACTGGCCGAGGCGGTGCTCTCCAGCCTGGACCTGCCGCCCTGGCCCAACAGCGCCATGGATGGCTACGCCTTGCGCCTGGAGGACTGGAAGGGCGAGCCCTTGCCGGTCAGCCAGCGGATCTTCGCCGGACAGTCCCCCGAGCCGCTGCAACCGGGAACCTGTGCGCGGATTTTTACCGGCGCGCCAGTGCCGGCCGGCGCGGATTGCGTTGAGATGCAGGAAAACGCCCAGGTTCAGGACGATCAGCGGGTGCTGTTCAGCCAACCTTTGAAGATCGGCCAGAACATCCGTCCCCAGGGGCAGGAAACCACGGTGGGCGAGCAGGTGCTGGCGGTCGGGACACGCTTGGGGCCGATCGAGCAGGGGCTGGCGGCTTCCCTGGGATGCGCCGAACTGGCCGTGGTGCGGCGGGTTCGAGTGGCGGTGCTGTCCACCGGTGACGAGTTGGTGGAGCCGGGCCGGGCCCTGGGCCCCGGGCAGATCTACAACAGCAACCGGGTACTGCTGTGCAGCTGGTTGCAACGCCTGGGCTGCGAAGTGCTGGACGCGGGCATCCTGCCCGATGATCTGCCCGCGACCCGCCAGCGCCTGGCGGAGTTGGGCGAGGTCGATCTGATCCTCTCCACCGGCGGGGTGTCGGTGGGGGAGGCGGACTTTCTCGGGATGGCCCTGCGGGAAGCCGGCGAACTGACGCTGTGGAAACTGGCGATCAAACCCGGCAAGCCCCTGACCGTCGGCCATTTTCGCGGTGTGCCGGTGATCGGCCTGCCGGGCAACCCGGCTTCCACCCTGGTGACCTTCGCCCTGCTGGCGCGGCCTTACCTGCTCCGGCGCCAGGGCGTGCAGCAGGTGCAGCCATTGCGTTTCCAGGTGCCTGCCGGTTTTGTCTGGCCCCAGCCGGGCAATCGCCGCGAGTACCTGCGTGGCCGCCTGGAGAACGGGCGAGCGATCATCTATCGCAACCAGAGCTCGGGGGTGTTGCGCAGTGCGGCCTGGGCGGAAGGTCTGGTGGAAGTGCTGGAAGGCCGGACCCTGGAAGAGGGCGACTGGGTCAGCTTCATTCCCTTGAGCGAGGTGCTGGATTGATCGCGCGCGGGCCCGGTTCGGTGCCGGGCCTGCGCCTCGCGGTTCAGCGCAGCAGGAGCAACAGCAGCAGGCCGAAACGACTGTGCAAACCCCAGCTCACCAGCCCCGCCAGTATTGAGGCCGCCAGCGTCAGCCAGCCCACGCCCTTGAGTATCGACAGCAGCCTGGAGTGAGGCGCGTGCACTTCGTAGGAGAGCGGCAGATCGAACTCCGGTGACGGGTGCCCCGTCAGCCAGGAGCTGTCCTTGATGTGGGTGAAGGGTGCATGCCCACGTGGATAAAACCCCTTGTCGTTCATGACGATTCACTTCCTTGTATGAGGCGTCAGCGCCTAGCATGCACAGTCACTGATTGGCTCGACAGGGTCAATTCAGGCAATTCTCATTCTGCAGTCAGAAAATTTACTTTAGGTCCTGCACCTTTTTTCAGGGGCTCCGGGCTGCCTCTTCCTGTTGCGCCAGACTCATGGAATC
Protein-coding sequences here:
- the glp gene encoding gephyrin-like molybdotransferase Glp, whose protein sequence is MPVEEALERLLAMAAAAPIVEREQLPLAATQGRVLAEAVLSSLDLPPWPNSAMDGYALRLEDWKGEPLPVSQRIFAGQSPEPLQPGTCARIFTGAPVPAGADCVEMQENAQVQDDQRVLFSQPLKIGQNIRPQGQETTVGEQVLAVGTRLGPIEQGLAASLGCAELAVVRRVRVAVLSTGDELVEPGRALGPGQIYNSNRVLLCSWLQRLGCEVLDAGILPDDLPATRQRLAELGEVDLILSTGGVSVGEADFLGMALREAGELTLWKLAIKPGKPLTVGHFRGVPVIGLPGNPASTLVTFALLARPYLLRRQGVQQVQPLRFQVPAGFVWPQPGNRREYLRGRLENGRAIIYRNQSSGVLRSAAWAEGLVEVLEGRTLEEGDWVSFIPLSEVLD